The Burkholderia ambifaria AMMD genome has a segment encoding these proteins:
- a CDS encoding cytochrome c, whose translation MKRTFAHRAVRAARLPALAAVCALLLAACGGHDAPVSTAASGAPGADQVARGRYLVKAADCAACHTAKDGAPFAGGAPLESPFGTFYGSNITPDKDHGIGSWSADDFYAALHDGKAPGKRLYPSMPYTSYRQLTRADSDAMYAYLKTVRPVAQENRAHALKFPYNLRFGMVFWDMVFLKDSLPDASSGRSADWQRGRYLAGALGHCAECHTPRAFTGQLDDAKPFTGAALGRVAAPDITPAGLAARGWTGADLQTFFGVGIAPQGSAFGEMYPVVHLSTQTLTKGDLRALSVYLLGDTPPAPQPMKPVSADAAQLAAGRSVYLAVCAGCHGLNGEGKPHVAVPMSGNSTLRQGDSRNLLVAMLDGIEEQKFAGFENLQPMPGFAHTLSDDELAQLANYLRATWGGQPANVTPADVKVMRQ comes from the coding sequence ATGAAACGCACATTCGCTCATCGTGCCGTGCGGGCCGCACGCCTGCCCGCACTCGCGGCCGTCTGCGCGCTGCTGCTTGCCGCCTGCGGCGGCCATGACGCGCCGGTCTCGACCGCGGCCTCCGGCGCGCCCGGCGCTGACCAGGTTGCGCGCGGCCGCTATCTCGTCAAGGCCGCCGACTGCGCGGCGTGCCACACCGCGAAGGACGGCGCGCCGTTCGCTGGCGGCGCACCGCTCGAATCGCCGTTCGGCACGTTCTACGGGTCGAACATCACGCCCGACAAGGATCACGGGATCGGCAGCTGGAGCGCGGACGACTTCTACGCCGCGCTGCACGACGGCAAGGCGCCGGGCAAGCGGCTGTATCCGTCGATGCCGTACACGTCATACCGGCAGCTCACGCGTGCCGACAGCGACGCGATGTACGCGTACCTGAAGACGGTCAGGCCGGTCGCGCAGGAAAACCGCGCGCACGCACTCAAGTTCCCGTACAACCTGCGCTTCGGCATGGTGTTCTGGGACATGGTGTTCCTGAAGGACAGCCTGCCCGACGCGTCGAGCGGCCGGTCCGCCGACTGGCAGCGTGGCCGCTATCTGGCGGGCGCGCTCGGCCACTGCGCGGAATGCCACACGCCGCGCGCGTTCACCGGTCAGCTCGACGACGCGAAGCCGTTCACGGGCGCCGCGCTCGGCCGGGTGGCCGCGCCGGACATCACGCCGGCCGGCCTCGCCGCGCGCGGCTGGACGGGCGCCGACCTGCAGACGTTCTTCGGCGTCGGCATCGCGCCGCAAGGCTCGGCGTTCGGCGAAATGTATCCGGTCGTGCACCTGAGCACGCAGACCCTGACGAAGGGCGACCTGCGCGCGCTGTCCGTGTACCTGCTCGGCGATACGCCGCCGGCGCCGCAGCCGATGAAGCCGGTGTCGGCCGACGCCGCGCAGCTCGCGGCCGGCCGCTCGGTGTATCTCGCGGTGTGCGCGGGTTGTCACGGCTTGAACGGCGAAGGCAAGCCGCACGTGGCGGTGCCGATGAGCGGCAATTCGACGCTGCGCCAGGGCGACTCGCGCAACCTGCTGGTCGCGATGCTCGACGGCATCGAAGAGCAGAAGTTCGCCGGCTTCGAAAACCTGCAGCCGATGCCCGGTTTCGCGCATACGCTGAGCGACGACGAACTCGCGCAGCTCGCGAACTACCTGCGCGCGACGTGGGGCGGGCAGCCCGCGAACGTCACGCCGGCCGACGTGAAGGTCATGCGTCAGTAA
- a CDS encoding porin has protein sequence MYSYQIGRRASARAAAPHAVRRHHRTVALPATAIAACVAGLIPCIAHAQSSVTLYGLIDTSITYATNQRTQDAGSPGSGSVALTSGALNASRWGLRGREDLGGGTAAVFALENGFSGTTGKLSQKGVDMFGRQAWVGVSSRTAGTLTFGRQYDPILDFVTPLGASGPGWGGNLAVHPYDNDDSNRNLRINHAVKYTSATYRGLTFGALYGFSNTAGAFSNNAVWSAGLGYANGPLKLGAGYLKISRDRNAPNPDGALSTVDGSATITGGNQQIWAMAGRYAFGLHSVGAAWSHSATDGVSGVLQGGGITPLKGKSLVFDNFTVDGRLFVTPAFSLSAAYTYTMGRFDTRTGQTRPKWNHVVTQAGYAFSPRTDAYLEAVYQSVSGGNGNPAFNATVWTMTPSANSNQLVVALGLRHKF, from the coding sequence ATGTATTCCTACCAAATCGGCCGGCGTGCCAGCGCGCGTGCCGCCGCGCCGCATGCCGTCCGCCGCCACCACCGCACCGTCGCCCTCCCCGCGACCGCGATTGCCGCCTGCGTGGCCGGCTTGATTCCGTGCATCGCGCACGCGCAGAGCAGCGTCACGCTGTACGGCCTGATCGACACGTCGATCACCTATGCCACCAATCAGCGTACGCAAGACGCCGGTTCGCCGGGCAGCGGCAGCGTCGCGCTGACGAGCGGCGCATTGAACGCATCGCGCTGGGGGCTGCGCGGCCGCGAGGATCTCGGTGGCGGGACGGCGGCGGTCTTCGCGCTCGAAAACGGCTTCTCCGGCACGACCGGCAAGCTGTCGCAGAAAGGCGTCGACATGTTCGGTCGCCAGGCATGGGTCGGCGTGAGTTCGCGTACGGCCGGCACGCTCACGTTCGGCCGCCAGTACGACCCGATCCTCGATTTCGTGACGCCGCTCGGCGCGTCGGGCCCGGGCTGGGGCGGCAATCTCGCGGTGCACCCGTACGACAACGACGACTCGAACCGCAACCTGCGCATCAACCACGCGGTGAAGTACACGAGCGCGACGTATCGCGGGCTGACGTTCGGCGCGCTGTACGGGTTCTCGAACACGGCCGGCGCGTTCTCGAACAACGCAGTATGGAGCGCGGGGCTCGGCTATGCGAACGGGCCGCTGAAGCTCGGCGCCGGTTACCTGAAGATCAGCCGCGACCGCAACGCGCCGAACCCGGACGGTGCACTGAGCACGGTCGACGGCTCCGCGACGATCACGGGCGGCAACCAGCAGATCTGGGCCATGGCCGGCCGCTATGCGTTCGGCCTGCATTCGGTCGGCGCCGCGTGGTCGCACTCGGCCACCGACGGCGTGAGCGGCGTGCTCCAGGGCGGCGGCATCACGCCGCTGAAGGGCAAATCGCTGGTCTTCGACAATTTCACGGTCGACGGCCGCCTCTTCGTCACGCCGGCGTTCAGCCTGTCCGCCGCGTACACGTACACGATGGGCCGATTCGACACGCGCACCGGCCAGACGCGCCCGAAATGGAACCACGTGGTCACGCAGGCCGGCTATGCGTTCTCGCCCCGCACGGACGCGTATCTCGAAGCCGTCTATCAAAGCGTGAGCGGCGGCAACGGCAATCCCGCGTTCAACGCGACCGTCTGGACGATGACGCCGTCCGCCAACAGCAACCAGCTGGTGGTCGCGCTCGGGTTGCGGCACAAATTCTGA
- the pal gene encoding peptidoglycan-associated lipoprotein Pal, protein MNKTNRFAVLAAFALLAGCHHAAKTPENAGMAPTPSSEAVATVTTDDLNNPNSPLAKRSVYFDFDQYSVKPEFQSLLQSHADYLRNHPSRRVLIQGNTDERGTSEYNLALGQRRSQAVMSALETLGVQATQLEAVSLGKEKPVALGHDEDSWAQNRRADLVYR, encoded by the coding sequence ATGAACAAAACGAACCGGTTTGCGGTCCTGGCAGCTTTCGCCCTGCTGGCGGGTTGTCACCACGCGGCGAAAACGCCCGAGAATGCCGGCATGGCGCCGACACCCTCGAGCGAAGCGGTCGCGACGGTGACGACCGACGATCTGAACAATCCGAACAGCCCGCTCGCCAAGCGCAGCGTCTATTTCGATTTCGACCAGTACTCGGTGAAGCCGGAATTCCAGTCTCTGCTGCAGTCGCACGCCGACTACCTGCGCAACCACCCGTCGCGCCGCGTGCTGATCCAGGGCAACACCGACGAACGCGGCACGTCCGAATACAACCTCGCGCTCGGTCAGCGCCGGTCGCAAGCCGTGATGAGCGCGCTCGAAACGCTGGGCGTTCAGGCGACGCAACTCGAAGCGGTCAGCCTCGGCAAGGAAAAGCCGGTCGCGCTCGGCCACGATGAAGATTCGTGGGCGCAGAACCGCCGCGCCGATCTCGTCTATCGTTGA
- a CDS encoding sensor domain-containing diguanylate cyclase: MAVKARLLNAVLATPPSGNHRVTAALRPSMLGTLFEDVRPMALSGVASAFVAAIALIRLQQLWCFVWLVVDVGLLAARLAIARAYAVRRAAGDDRAEYFARHYAPVSLAACLLLGLGVMGCVDASDAELGTLSVMVAGGVFGGIASRNSALPRLAMTQVTLGVLPIGVGALLARRPDAWLLVPPLVIYLAAMRTVVQRHYRVLVALIAARQRNAELVARFDAALTYMPHGLCMIDGESRVIVANRRTAQLFGSPREIMLDTPLPDVIAALGANAVTDSGDAGLAAQCSVWLNRDEPVPLDIALADGRQLELTRHRVPDGNAVVIVEDVTTRRRAEQHIRHLARHDALTGLPNRHELHAELRRRLAHRPRMPSPALAVMYLDLDGFKAINDRFGHQAGDEVLTQVAERLGKTLPPGELAARIGGDEFVVAIDDTTMQACSILAARIIRQISAPYTLSIGATVSLGISIGIALDDGHGSPDELIRQADSALYDAKSGGKGIYRFYSAGSRRVAPATAN; encoded by the coding sequence ATGGCAGTCAAGGCGCGCCTCCTGAACGCCGTTCTCGCCACTCCCCCCAGCGGCAATCACCGCGTGACGGCCGCACTGCGTCCGTCGATGCTCGGCACGCTGTTCGAGGACGTTCGCCCGATGGCGCTGTCCGGCGTCGCCAGCGCGTTCGTCGCGGCGATCGCGCTGATCCGTCTGCAGCAACTCTGGTGTTTCGTGTGGCTCGTCGTCGACGTCGGCCTGCTCGCCGCGCGGCTCGCGATCGCACGCGCGTATGCGGTACGCCGTGCCGCCGGCGACGATCGCGCCGAATACTTCGCGCGGCACTATGCGCCCGTGTCGCTCGCCGCATGCTTGTTGCTCGGTCTCGGCGTGATGGGCTGCGTGGATGCGTCCGATGCCGAGCTCGGCACGCTGTCGGTGATGGTCGCCGGCGGCGTGTTCGGCGGGATCGCGTCGCGCAATTCGGCGCTGCCGCGGCTCGCGATGACGCAGGTCACGCTCGGCGTGCTGCCGATCGGCGTCGGCGCGCTGCTGGCCCGCCGGCCCGACGCGTGGCTGCTGGTGCCGCCGCTCGTGATCTATCTCGCGGCGATGCGCACGGTCGTGCAGCGCCATTACCGCGTGCTGGTCGCGTTGATCGCCGCGCGCCAGCGCAACGCCGAGCTCGTCGCGCGCTTCGATGCCGCACTCACCTACATGCCGCACGGCCTCTGCATGATCGACGGCGAGAGCCGCGTGATCGTCGCGAACCGGCGCACCGCGCAGCTGTTCGGCTCGCCGCGCGAGATCATGCTGGACACCCCGCTGCCCGACGTGATCGCGGCGCTCGGCGCGAACGCGGTGACCGATTCCGGCGATGCGGGCCTCGCCGCGCAATGCTCGGTATGGTTGAACCGCGACGAACCCGTGCCGCTCGACATCGCGCTCGCCGACGGTCGCCAGCTCGAACTGACGCGCCATCGCGTCCCGGACGGCAACGCGGTGGTCATCGTCGAGGACGTCACCACGCGCCGGCGCGCCGAGCAGCACATTCGGCACCTCGCGCGGCACGACGCGCTGACCGGCTTGCCCAACCGCCACGAACTGCACGCGGAGCTCAGGCGCAGGCTCGCGCACCGGCCGCGCATGCCGAGCCCCGCGCTCGCCGTCATGTATCTCGACCTCGACGGCTTCAAGGCGATCAACGACCGGTTCGGCCACCAGGCTGGCGACGAGGTGCTCACGCAAGTTGCCGAGCGGCTCGGCAAGACGCTGCCGCCCGGCGAGCTGGCGGCTCGCATCGGCGGCGACGAGTTCGTCGTCGCGATCGACGACACGACGATGCAGGCGTGCTCGATCCTCGCCGCGCGCATCATCCGGCAGATTTCGGCTCCGTACACGCTGTCGATCGGCGCGACCGTCAGCCTCGGGATCAGCATCGGCATCGCGCTCGACGACGGACACGGCTCGCCCGACGAACTGATCCGGCAGGCCGACAGCGCGCTATACGACGCGAAGTCGGGCGGCAAGGGGATCTACCGCTTCTATTCGGCGGGAAGCCGCCGCGTGGCGCCCGCGACCGCGAACTGA
- a CDS encoding double zinc ribbon family protein gives MNSGDGLTSPARLLRLASWAIAIIFAIFLNMLGGLVIRDMAFAPSGGPPVIEQFADTQAKARLDAARRGLQAQHDALVEKADTMEVARGRAAKEYAAEKESFRNWVATRSVTGDSARNPDILARTHKLDTLQAVVVNWQHQIDAIGDQQRALSSQQTQVDTQIAEANAVAERRFDAATRHYEMQVFGLRLALTLPILLVAIWLFIRYRKVRYWPFVYGFGLFALSAFFVELVPYLPNFGGYVRVLVGIALTVFAGLYMMKAFQRYAERKRLELQQDQGARARTIGYEKAVRSLEKKRCPSCDKQWNLGGDDSTFCVHCGLRLFNVCECGGRNFFFFPHCHQCGAAQGNELPRSSG, from the coding sequence ATGAATTCCGGCGACGGCCTGACCAGTCCAGCGCGGCTCCTGCGACTCGCGTCATGGGCAATTGCGATCATCTTCGCGATCTTTCTCAACATGCTCGGCGGTCTGGTGATCCGCGACATGGCGTTCGCGCCGAGCGGCGGTCCGCCCGTCATCGAGCAATTCGCCGATACTCAGGCAAAGGCGCGGCTGGACGCGGCGCGGCGCGGTCTGCAGGCGCAGCACGACGCGCTTGTCGAGAAGGCCGACACAATGGAAGTGGCGCGCGGCCGCGCCGCGAAGGAGTACGCGGCCGAGAAGGAAAGTTTCCGCAACTGGGTGGCAACCCGCTCGGTGACAGGAGACAGCGCGAGGAACCCGGACATTCTGGCCAGAACGCACAAGCTTGATACGCTCCAGGCCGTGGTGGTCAACTGGCAGCATCAGATCGATGCGATCGGCGACCAGCAACGGGCACTGAGCTCGCAGCAGACTCAAGTGGACACGCAAATCGCCGAAGCGAACGCGGTAGCCGAACGGCGCTTCGACGCGGCAACACGGCACTACGAGATGCAAGTGTTCGGGCTTCGGCTGGCGCTGACGTTACCGATACTGCTGGTTGCGATCTGGCTGTTCATCCGCTACCGCAAGGTGCGCTACTGGCCGTTCGTGTATGGTTTTGGCCTGTTTGCACTGAGCGCGTTTTTCGTTGAACTGGTTCCGTACCTGCCGAATTTCGGCGGCTATGTCCGGGTTCTGGTCGGCATTGCACTCACGGTATTCGCCGGCCTTTACATGATGAAGGCATTTCAGCGCTATGCCGAACGCAAACGGCTCGAATTGCAGCAGGATCAGGGAGCACGCGCGCGCACGATCGGATACGAAAAAGCCGTTCGGTCACTCGAAAAAAAGCGCTGCCCGTCATGCGACAAACAATGGAATCTCGGCGGCGACGATTCCACGTTCTGCGTACATTGCGGATTGCGGCTTTTCAATGTCTGCGAATGCGGCGGCCGGAATTTCTTCTTCTTTCCGCATTGCCATCAATGCGGTGCTGCGCAGGGAAATGAGTTGCCACGGTCGTCCGGCTGA
- a CDS encoding (2Fe-2S)-binding protein, translated as MTTAQTAASAASASAAATAASAPNAASAAPASASAAPAAAPAAVERPLVRFQQKPLSVNINGKSVGPMQVPEGLMMIEFLHEYAGLTGSRLGCGQGVCHACVVIVDQPDGTSEEMRTCITGAHFFHGRSIRTIEGHAKRNDAGEVVELSPIQQKFLEHFSFQCGYCTPGFVNAATVLIERLKREPIAKADVERTITDALNAHLCRCTGYVRYYEAVKDVILTTPGLVKDAA; from the coding sequence ATGACGACCGCCCAAACCGCGGCTTCGGCCGCGAGCGCCAGCGCGGCTGCGACCGCTGCATCCGCGCCGAACGCGGCCTCGGCCGCCCCGGCATCCGCATCGGCTGCGCCCGCTGCCGCGCCGGCCGCCGTCGAGCGTCCGCTCGTCCGGTTCCAGCAGAAGCCGCTGTCGGTGAACATCAACGGCAAGTCCGTCGGCCCGATGCAGGTGCCGGAAGGGCTGATGATGATCGAGTTCCTGCACGAGTACGCAGGCCTCACCGGTTCGCGGCTCGGCTGCGGGCAGGGCGTCTGCCACGCGTGCGTCGTGATCGTCGACCAGCCGGACGGCACGAGCGAGGAGATGCGCACCTGCATCACCGGCGCGCACTTTTTCCACGGCCGTTCGATCCGCACGATCGAGGGCCACGCGAAGCGCAACGACGCGGGTGAGGTGGTCGAGCTGTCGCCGATCCAGCAGAAGTTCCTCGAGCATTTCAGCTTCCAGTGCGGCTACTGCACGCCGGGCTTCGTCAATGCGGCGACGGTGCTGATCGAGCGCCTGAAGCGCGAGCCGATCGCGAAGGCCGACGTCGAGCGCACGATCACCGACGCGCTGAACGCGCACCTCTGCCGCTGCACCGGTTACGTGCGCTACTACGAAGCCGTGAAGGATGTGATCCTGACGACGCCGGGACTCGTGAAGGACGCCGCATGA
- a CDS encoding xanthine dehydrogenase family protein molybdopterin-binding subunit has translation MHNHGLSRRGFLKASVLAGVAVYVAPIGSRAFAALFEEKLLTPVKWDSVTGIPQFRIDGIAKVTGSKVFARDVRAADMPHWPQQQSHALILRVTQADRVYEGFDLSLLGDELKPDRVVTADDLARDGVAFPTFYGDDMLLPAGKTPAYLGHAVAILIYHDFARFRFAKNALKFREDVIRYGAVTGPLERDPWGTFRYVRVGGKTAYDDDVYSSLKDAPIFPSMMRKHLPVWPDGKEHGKLDEQGMFLAGQIAAELDRPSADWLVFEREYNTQSVDTAALEPDNANCWYDAATQSMHLVVPTQSPLEVAENAAAMVAKCRIPVKKLFVHPCYTVGYGSKDHCNVPFYGLVCALYADGRPVRFANDRYEQFQTSLKRHAFKMHYRIAVDRNTGLLQSFKGDFEANGGGRSNFSPSVAMVGATAAQSIYYFPKSDLAAVAIASRAIDAGSARGYGTLQSMAATEMAVDEIAAQLNLDPIDFRLRNALRSGMKNTQGAIPAGALRVEEVLERAKQHPLWTRRATRKAEFEAANPGKRYGVGFACVQKDFGTGAEASFAKVEFDENGKVSLHHTAAEIGTGMSTSQAVAVAKWLGRPATDVRVALTEWPDLPVETSGDPYLMSQADQDRLSANPRWSPSYASPSSATNSAYYFTHSTREAARAVFRYGLWPAAMSIWTRGLGGGQAAPYAIRIEDARWVDGKLTADGLEPLTFEQLAKQAHALGLPTGAVVHVFNRWQWTDAEFEVGGVVDRLPVDGLSLRVGAPKTGDAGPLPGTAAPAGATTMRGTLAPTANGYRVLDRKRVFIPPTSRNNAAVTYYTAVGTLVELAVHEATGKVELLTHHSIMECGNQISPQLVSGQLQGGLAMGIGHALHEALPLYEDGPGNGTWNFNRYQLPRATDVAVWSQTGDILPPLSETDPPKGVAEVVMIPVVGAIVNGIAHAIGHRFTDLPVTPQKIQEVLA, from the coding sequence ATGCACAACCACGGCCTGTCACGGCGGGGTTTTCTGAAAGCCAGCGTGCTGGCGGGCGTCGCGGTCTACGTCGCGCCCATTGGCAGCCGCGCGTTCGCGGCGCTCTTCGAAGAAAAACTCCTCACCCCGGTCAAATGGGATAGCGTCACCGGCATCCCCCAATTCCGCATCGACGGCATCGCGAAGGTCACGGGCTCGAAAGTGTTCGCCCGCGACGTGCGCGCGGCCGACATGCCGCATTGGCCGCAGCAGCAGTCGCACGCGCTGATCCTGCGCGTCACGCAGGCCGACCGCGTCTACGAAGGCTTCGACCTGTCGCTGCTCGGCGACGAACTGAAGCCGGACCGCGTCGTCACGGCCGACGATCTCGCGCGCGACGGCGTCGCGTTCCCGACGTTCTACGGCGACGACATGCTGTTGCCCGCCGGCAAGACGCCCGCGTATCTCGGCCATGCGGTCGCGATTCTCATCTACCACGACTTCGCGCGCTTTCGCTTCGCGAAGAACGCGCTCAAGTTCCGCGAAGACGTGATCCGCTACGGTGCGGTCACGGGCCCGCTCGAGCGCGATCCGTGGGGCACGTTCCGCTACGTGCGGGTGGGCGGCAAGACGGCCTACGACGACGATGTCTACTCGAGCCTGAAGGACGCGCCGATCTTCCCGAGCATGATGCGCAAGCATCTGCCGGTCTGGCCGGACGGCAAGGAACACGGCAAGCTCGACGAGCAGGGGATGTTCCTGGCCGGCCAGATCGCCGCCGAACTCGATCGTCCGTCGGCCGACTGGCTCGTGTTCGAGCGCGAGTACAACACGCAGTCGGTCGATACCGCCGCGCTCGAACCCGACAACGCGAACTGCTGGTACGACGCCGCGACGCAGTCGATGCACCTCGTCGTGCCGACCCAGTCGCCGCTCGAAGTGGCGGAGAACGCGGCCGCGATGGTCGCGAAATGCCGCATCCCGGTGAAGAAGTTGTTCGTGCATCCGTGCTACACGGTCGGCTACGGCTCGAAGGATCACTGCAACGTGCCGTTCTACGGCCTCGTCTGCGCGCTGTACGCGGACGGCCGACCGGTGCGGTTCGCGAACGACCGCTACGAGCAGTTCCAGACGTCGCTGAAGCGTCACGCGTTCAAGATGCATTACCGGATCGCGGTCGATCGCAACACGGGCCTCCTGCAGTCGTTCAAGGGCGACTTCGAGGCGAACGGCGGCGGGCGCTCGAACTTCTCGCCGTCGGTCGCGATGGTCGGCGCGACGGCCGCGCAATCGATCTACTACTTCCCGAAGAGCGACCTTGCGGCGGTCGCGATCGCGTCGCGCGCGATCGACGCCGGCTCGGCCCGCGGCTACGGCACGCTGCAGAGCATGGCCGCGACCGAGATGGCCGTCGACGAAATCGCCGCGCAACTGAACCTCGACCCGATCGATTTCCGCCTGCGCAACGCATTGCGTTCGGGGATGAAGAACACGCAGGGTGCGATTCCCGCCGGCGCGCTGCGCGTGGAGGAAGTGCTGGAACGCGCGAAGCAGCATCCGCTGTGGACGCGTCGTGCGACGCGCAAGGCCGAATTCGAGGCCGCGAACCCCGGCAAGCGCTATGGCGTCGGCTTCGCGTGCGTGCAGAAGGATTTCGGCACGGGCGCCGAGGCCTCGTTCGCGAAGGTCGAATTCGACGAGAACGGCAAGGTATCGCTGCATCACACGGCCGCCGAGATCGGCACCGGGATGTCGACGTCGCAGGCCGTCGCGGTCGCGAAGTGGCTCGGCCGCCCGGCGACCGACGTGCGCGTCGCGTTGACCGAATGGCCGGACCTGCCGGTCGAGACCAGCGGCGATCCGTATCTGATGTCGCAGGCCGACCAGGATCGCCTGAGCGCGAATCCGCGCTGGTCGCCGAGCTACGCGTCGCCGTCGAGCGCGACGAACTCCGCGTACTACTTCACGCACAGCACGCGCGAAGCCGCGCGCGCGGTATTCCGCTACGGGCTGTGGCCGGCCGCGATGTCGATCTGGACGCGTGGCCTCGGCGGCGGCCAGGCCGCGCCGTACGCGATCCGCATCGAGGACGCGCGCTGGGTCGACGGCAAGCTGACCGCCGACGGCCTCGAGCCGCTGACGTTCGAGCAGCTCGCGAAGCAGGCGCATGCGCTCGGCCTGCCGACCGGCGCCGTCGTGCACGTGTTCAACCGCTGGCAATGGACCGACGCCGAGTTCGAAGTGGGCGGCGTGGTCGATCGTCTGCCGGTCGACGGATTGTCGTTGCGCGTCGGCGCGCCGAAAACGGGCGACGCCGGCCCGCTGCCGGGCACCGCCGCGCCGGCCGGCGCGACCACGATGCGCGGCACGCTGGCGCCGACCGCGAACGGCTACCGCGTGCTGGACCGCAAGCGCGTGTTCATTCCGCCGACGAGCCGCAACAACGCGGCGGTCACGTACTACACGGCGGTCGGCACGCTCGTCGAGCTGGCCGTGCATGAAGCGACCGGCAAGGTCGAGCTGCTCACGCATCACTCGATCATGGAGTGCGGCAACCAGATCTCGCCGCAGCTCGTGTCGGGCCAGTTGCAGGGCGGCCTCGCGATGGGCATCGGCCATGCGCTGCACGAGGCGCTGCCGCTTTACGAGGACGGCCCCGGCAACGGCACGTGGAATTTCAACCGTTATCAGCTGCCGCGCGCGACCGACGTCGCCGTGTGGTCGCAGACGGGCGACATCCTGCCGCCGCTGTCCGAGACCGATCCGCCGAAGGGCGTCGCCGAAGTCGTGATGATCCCCGTCGTCGGCGCGATCGTGAACGGCATCGCGCACGCGATCGGCCATCGTTTCACCGATTTGCCGGTGACCCCGCAAAAGATTCAGGAGGTGCTCGCATGA
- a CDS encoding succinylglutamate desuccinylase/aspartoacylase domain-containing protein, which translates to MTASSSSSHRNPIHCEIDLDAQGKHAGYLRLPHSVHRSAYGWLPIPIASIRNGDGPVALVMAGNHGDEYEGQIIVSQLIREIDPEMVSGQLILLPMANFPAADAGQRVSPLDEGNLNRSFPGDPTGTPTQMIAHYIEHALLSRAQYLVDLHSGGSSLLYQGGNMLAIDPLDDDEAEKLNGLLVAFGLPNALLHAPNPVHSASAARRQGAISIVTELGGAGMADPSLIRLGRHGLLHYLGHIGLLHGALVPDAPPTVTRFLRVDGDRHFVYAYERGLYEPLVELGDQVKAGQPAAWVHFPDTPLREPVLYRFKGDGEVVCKRVPAQVQRGDCLFQLAEASTPPRVIA; encoded by the coding sequence ATGACCGCCTCCTCCTCTTCGTCACACCGAAATCCCATCCACTGCGAAATCGATCTCGATGCGCAAGGCAAGCATGCGGGCTACCTGCGCCTGCCGCATTCCGTGCATCGCTCCGCGTACGGCTGGCTACCGATCCCGATCGCGTCGATCCGCAACGGCGACGGCCCGGTCGCGCTCGTGATGGCCGGCAATCACGGCGACGAATACGAAGGCCAGATCATCGTGTCGCAGCTGATCCGCGAGATCGACCCGGAGATGGTCAGCGGGCAGCTGATCCTGCTGCCGATGGCGAACTTCCCCGCGGCCGACGCGGGCCAGCGCGTGTCGCCGCTCGACGAGGGCAACCTGAACCGCAGCTTCCCCGGCGACCCGACCGGCACGCCGACGCAGATGATCGCCCACTACATCGAGCATGCGCTGCTGTCGCGCGCGCAGTATCTGGTCGACCTGCATTCGGGCGGCAGCTCGTTGCTGTACCAGGGCGGCAACATGCTCGCGATCGACCCGCTCGACGACGACGAGGCAGAGAAGCTCAACGGGCTGCTCGTCGCGTTCGGGTTGCCGAACGCGCTGCTGCACGCGCCGAACCCGGTGCATTCGGCCTCGGCCGCGCGCCGGCAGGGCGCGATCTCGATCGTCACCGAACTCGGCGGCGCAGGCATGGCCGATCCGTCGCTGATTCGGCTCGGCCGCCACGGGCTGCTGCACTACCTCGGCCATATCGGCTTGCTGCACGGCGCGCTCGTGCCCGACGCGCCGCCGACCGTCACGCGCTTTCTGCGCGTCGACGGCGATCGCCACTTCGTCTATGCGTACGAACGCGGGCTGTATGAACCGCTCGTCGAACTCGGCGACCAGGTGAAGGCCGGACAGCCGGCCGCGTGGGTGCACTTCCCCGATACGCCGCTGCGCGAACCGGTGCTGTATCGCTTCAAGGGCGACGGCGAAGTGGTGTGCAAGCGCGTGCCGGCGCAGGTGCAGCGTGGCGATTGCCTGTTTCAGCTGGCGGAGGCGTCGACGCCTCCGCGTGTCATCGCGTGA